TGTGTCTCGGCATACATCATCTCCGTTTTCTGTTGTCAAGGTGCGTCCTTTTTTGCAACCGTTTACGGTTGCGGCTGTCGCTGCGGCAGCGGTGACAGCCCCGTATCATACGCCGCAGGCGATTGATGCGGAAGCCCCCTGCAAGGGCGAAATACCCGGAGTACAAACCGCAGGTTTGTGCAAGGGGTGTATTTCGCTCTCAAACGCCGAGGGCTTAGGGTTACTTTCCGAAAAGAGAGTGGATGGTCATTCCACTCTGCGGACATCATCGGGCTTCAGAAGATTTCTTCCCTGATTGACCGTCAGAAACCGTTCCAGCGTGTCCCTGCGGATAATGGTCTTGCGCCCCACTTTGAGGACGGGCAGCTTTCCCCATTCCACCAGCTTCCGCATGGTGTTCCTGCCGATACCCGTACATTCTGCGGCTTCCTCTATGGTAAGTCCCATTTTGACTGCGCTCATTCTATCAACCTCCTTTTTGAATACTTATTTTGCAACTACTGTTTTATCATTATACTTATTCTGCCATCTCTTGTCAACCCATTTTGCAACCATACACAGTTTATTTACAACTTTTATTGAGATAAGGGTTGCAAAATAAGTATCAGCGTGTTATACTGATACCAGTCAGGAGGTGAACACCTTGAAAAAAGAAACCACATTCACCGCAAAACAGGTCGGTGGACGGATTAAGGAACGCCGCACAGAGTTAAACATTACCATGCCGGAACTCGGCAGGCGTGTGGGCGTGAACAAATCCACCATTCAGCGGTACGAAGCGGACGGAGTTGATCCGAAGCGCACAATGGTTATCAACGGTCTTGCGGAAGCGTTGCTCACAACTCCCGAATGGCTGACAGGTCTTTCCGATGATAAGGAATATGACACCTATACTCTCTGCCAGCGGGATATTGAGGAACACATCAAGAAGTATCTGGACACAGTTTCCCATACGGTAAAGGGCGAGCCGCGCCAGCAGCTTCTCACGACATTTCTCGGCAAGATGGTTGACCTGTATACGGTTATGACCTACTACTTTGCTGACGCTATGGAGGAAGTTGACCGTGTGGCGGAGGACAAGGGGCTGAAAGAGTCTCTTGGACGGTACGCCATAGAGTCCGGGGCAATCATGGAGCAGGTATACCGCAAGAAGATGGAAGTACCGATTGAGAATATGAAACGGTTTTTAGACGGGATTTTACATATCCACGATGAGGGGCGCACAAAAATGTCGATGGGCGCACTTTTCGGGATAGTGGAGGAAGCCGAAGAAAGGCTATCCGAAAAAGAAAATTCCGTGGCACCTTGACAAGTAAAGACGCCAGTTGACTTCCACTGGCGGAAGTGACACAATTACTTTACGCACACCATATGTCATAAGTCCCGATTGCCACGGATAGAAAGGAGTTTTTTATCTATGGCAAAAGGTTCTGTAAGAAAGAAAGGCAAAAAGTGGTACGGACGCTTTTACATTGAAGATGAAAGCGGCAGAAAAGTGCAGAAAGAGTTTGCAGGCACAGATAGCAAGGCGGAGACAGAAGCCATGCTCCGCAAAGCGATAGCGGACTACGAGGAAAAGCAGTTTGTCGGGAAAGCGGAAAACATCACGGTAGGCGATATGCTGGATATGTGGGTAGAGGAAGAACTGAAACCCGGCAACTTAAGCAACGGGACGGTCATGTCCTATCAGGGAACGGTAAACCGTATCAAGCAATATCCCATTGGCAAACGCAAGCTGAAAACCGTGACCGCCGACCATTTGCAGGCGTTCATTGATTTTCTGAGCTATGGTGGGACAAACCCGGACGGGACAACTTCAAAGCCCATGAGCAAAGGATATATGCTCCTGTTCTCGGCGGTGCTGCAAAATTCCTTCCGCTTTGCGGTATTCCCGAAAAAACTGATTACCTTTAACCCTATGCAGTATGTGAAGCTGAGAGGCAGGAAGCAGGAAACGGATATTTTCTCGGATAGTGAGGAAGATTCTTCCAGTATTCCTACTATCACCCATGAGCAGTTCCAAAAGCTGGAGGAATTTCTCAAGGCAAAAGACAATCCCGCTTTGCTGCCTGTGCAGATAGCGTACTACACGGGGCTTCGTATCGGGGAAGTATGCGGCTTGACTTGGCAGGATATTAACCTTGAGGAACAATATCTTACGGTACGCCGCAGTATGCGCTATAACGGAACAAGGCACACAACCGAAGTGGGAACGACAAAGCGGAGCAAAGTCCGCACCGTTGATTTCTGTGATACGCTGGCGGCAATCCTGCGGGCGGCGAGAACAGAACAGCGCAAAAACCGTTTCCGCTACGGGGAGCTTTATCACCTGAACTACTATAAAGAAGTAAAGGAAAAAGGGCGCACCTATTATGAGGTTTACAGCCTGCAAAGGACAGAGGAAGTCCCGGAGGACTACAAGGAAATCTCCTTTGTCTGCCTGAGAGCAGACGGGGCGTATGAAGCGCCGAGTACGGTAGGGATTATGTGCAGGGCGGCGAAGAAGAAAGTGAAAGGGCTTGAAGATTTCCATTTCCACACGCTCCGCCACACCTACACAAGCAATCTGCTTTCCGGCGGTGCAAAACCGAAAGATGTGCAGGAACTTCTCGGACACTCTGATGTCAGTACCACAATGAACATCTACGCTCACTCTACAAGAGAAGCGAAGCGCACTTCCGCAAGGCTGCTGGATAAGGTGGTCGGCGGAGAATAAAATGTTGCCCTTGTTGCGGCTCGTAAGGGCAAAAACAAGGGCAAACAGATAAGGTTTGAACGGAAAACAGGTGTGAAGCCTTGAAAAATCAATGGTTTTTGAGGATTAGATAGTTAAATTCTAATTTGTGGAGGTAAAATATAGATGAATCAAGGAAGAATTATTGTGATTACAGGCTCACCGGGGACAGGAAAAACAACAACTGCGTCAATTGTCGCAAAGGAATCAGATATGGATAAATCAGTGCATATGCACACCGATGACTTTTTTCATTACTTAAGCAAAGGCGCAATACCACCACATTTGCCAGAATCCAACGAGCAAAATCTGGTTGTCATTGAAGCCTTTTTAGAAGCTGCAAAGCGATATGCTCGTGGCGGATATGATGTAATTGTAGATGGGATTGTCGGGCCATGGTTTTTGGAGCCATGGAAAGCTCTTGTTCGGGAACATTATGAGGTGCATTATATTATTTTAAGGGCAAGTAAGGAAGAAACCTTAAAGCGGGCTGTTGAACGCTCAAAGTTAGACCGAAAAACAAATATCGAATTGGTAGAAACAATGTGGGAGCAATTTTGCAATCTGGGAATATATGAATCGAATGTTGTAGATACGACCAATTATTCCATTCAAGAAACTGTTTCCGCAGTACAAGAAAAAATCGCAAGTAGGGCAGCATTGTTGTCTTAGATTGTTTTGGTGCAATTCCCATTTATCGAGCAGATGAAGTTGGGGAGCCGCCTGGAGGCGGCGGTGCCGAAGGATAAAATAGGAGATGTTAAGGTTATGAATAATGAATACGATAATGAGAAGTTTTTTGAAGAATATGCAAAGATGTCCCGCAGTAAAGAGGGGTTAAAAGCTGCTGGTGAATGGCATCAATTAAAACCTTTGTTTCCTTCGTTAGAAGGAAAATCTGTTCTTGACTTGGGGTGCGGATATGGCTGGCACTGCAAGT
Above is a window of Maliibacterium massiliense DNA encoding:
- a CDS encoding helix-turn-helix transcriptional regulator, whose protein sequence is MNTLKKETTFTAKQVGGRIKERRTELNITMPELGRRVGVNKSTIQRYEADGVDPKRTMVINGLAEALLTTPEWLTGLSDDKEYDTYTLCQRDIEEHIKKYLDTVSHTVKGEPRQQLLTTFLGKMVDLYTVMTYYFADAMEEVDRVAEDKGLKESLGRYAIESGAIMEQVYRKKMEVPIENMKRFLDGILHIHDEGRTKMSMGALFGIVEEAEERLSEKENSVAP
- a CDS encoding tyrosine-type recombinase/integrase, encoding MAKGSVRKKGKKWYGRFYIEDESGRKVQKEFAGTDSKAETEAMLRKAIADYEEKQFVGKAENITVGDMLDMWVEEELKPGNLSNGTVMSYQGTVNRIKQYPIGKRKLKTVTADHLQAFIDFLSYGGTNPDGTTSKPMSKGYMLLFSAVLQNSFRFAVFPKKLITFNPMQYVKLRGRKQETDIFSDSEEDSSSIPTITHEQFQKLEEFLKAKDNPALLPVQIAYYTGLRIGEVCGLTWQDINLEEQYLTVRRSMRYNGTRHTTEVGTTKRSKVRTVDFCDTLAAILRAARTEQRKNRFRYGELYHLNYYKEVKEKGRTYYEVYSLQRTEEVPEDYKEISFVCLRADGAYEAPSTVGIMCRAAKKKVKGLEDFHFHTLRHTYTSNLLSGGAKPKDVQELLGHSDVSTTMNIYAHSTREAKRTSARLLDKVVGGE
- a CDS encoding AAA family ATPase, encoding MNQGRIIVITGSPGTGKTTTASIVAKESDMDKSVHMHTDDFFHYLSKGAIPPHLPESNEQNLVVIEAFLEAAKRYARGGYDVIVDGIVGPWFLEPWKALVREHYEVHYIILRASKEETLKRAVERSKLDRKTNIELVETMWEQFCNLGIYESNVVDTTNYSIQETVSAVQEKIASRAALLS
- a CDS encoding helix-turn-helix domain-containing protein, giving the protein MSAVKMGLTIEEAAECTGIGRNTMRKLVEWGKLPVLKVGRKTIIRRDTLERFLTVNQGRNLLKPDDVRRVE